In the genome of Achromobacter sp. MFA1 R4, the window TGGAGGCGCAGGGGCTGCGCCGGCACGTCGCCCTGGTGCTGCCCAATCCGTACACGGCGCTGTTCGCATTGCAGGATTCGGATCTGCTGTTGCCCTTGCCCCGGCATCTGGCCAGCACCGCGCTGTCCGCGGGCCTGCGCATTCGCGTGTTCGACCTGCCCACCCCGCTGGAAACGGTGCTGCTGACCCAGGCCTGGCACCCGCGCATGGAGCGAGACCCGGCCCATCAATGGCTGCGGCAGACCATCCATACGCTCTGCAGCGAGAGCCAGGCGCAGGCGGCCAAGCGCGCCAAGCCGTAGCGGCACGCGCACGCCAATGCGTGCGTAATACGCAATTGTCCGAGTGCAATAAATGCACTTTTCGGAATGATTGCGCGTGCCTACAGTGATGCGTGTTGATCACTGCAGAAGGGCTGCACCGTGCATTCCGCGAACGTGCCTGCCGCGCATCCAGGCGTCTCTCCCCGGCCGTCCCGGTTTTGGGAAGGGTTGGCGCGTGGACTTCCTTATCTCGATCTGACGACGCCCCGCGCGACCTATGTGATGCGTTCGATCCTGGCCGCTTGCCTGGCCTTGGCGGTGGCCTATCTGCTGGACCTGCACGCGCCCTACGCGGCGGCTTCCAGCGTGCTGCTCGTCATCAACCCTGTTCAGGGCGGCGTGATCGGCAAGGGGGTGTGGCGGGTGCTGGGCACGCTGGTCGGCATGCTGGCGGCCTGCGTGCTGATGAGCGCCTTTGGCCAGATGCCCTGGCTGTTCTTGCTTGGCTTTGGCGCGTGGCTGGGGGTGTGCGTGGTGGGGATGACCCTGCTGCGCCATTTCCGGGCATATGGCGCCGCGCTGGCGGGCTATACCGTGGGCCTGGCTGCCTACGGCGCCATGCAGCATCCGGAACGCACCTTCGACCAGGTGATGGGGCGCGGCGCGTCCGTCCTGCTCGGCGTGGTCAGCCTGGCGCTGGTATCGGCCCTGTTCAGCAGCCGCAGCGTGCACAGCCGCCTGGCCTCGCTGCTCGACCGCCTGGCGACCGCCACGGCGGGCGTGCTGGCGACGCATCACCAGGCCATTCAAGGCAGCGCCGAACCGGGCGCCAAGCCCCTGGATGCCGGACGGCGCTCGCTCATCGCCGAGGTGTATGGCGTGGACGATCTGCTGGCGCTGGGCAAGGCCGAGTCCGCCGACCTGGCCCATCGTGCCGGCACGGTGCGGCACACGATGGTGTCGCTGTTTTCCGCCCTGGTGGGCGGCACGCCGCCCTTGCGCGGACACAGCGCCGGCTTGGCTGCGCTGCGCGCGTTGCAGCCGGACTGGGAGCAGGCATGGCGGGAAGTCGGCCAGACGCTTGAGCAGGAACCCGGCCCGCCCGGAAGGGCGCGCGCCAGCGGGCTTCTGACCGACCTGCGCGCCCGGCTGGTGGACGCGCTCACCGCTACCTCGCTGGACGACGCCTCCGAGCAGGCCGCGCTGATGATCGCAGGCGATCGCTTGATCGAGCAGCTTGACGATTACCTGCACGCGCTCGAAGGCATCGAACGTTTCCACCAACCCAGGCCGACGGCGGCACGCGTGTCCGTGCCGTTCCACCGCGACACGATGGCGGCCCTTCAGAATGGCGTGCGCGCCCTGTTGACCGTGGTGATGGGCGGCGCCTTCTGGATCGCCACCGGCTGGACGGAAGGCAACATGATGCTGGCGGGGCTGGCGGCCGCATGCGCGCTGCTGTCCACGGCGCCCAATCCCACGATGGGTGCGGTCGAATTCATCAAGGGCACGGCCGCGGCCGTTGCGATGGCCTTCCTGTGCACCTTCATCGTGCTGCCGCACATCTCGGGCCTGCCGCTGCTGCTGGTGACCTTGAGCCTGTTCTGGCTGCCCGGTGTGTATGCCACCACGATGCCGCGCTATGCCTTGGCCGGCGTGGCCTATCTGGTGGCGTTCACGTCACTGGCGGCGGCGGACAACCCCATGCGCTACGACTTTGCCCTGTTCCTCAATGGCGCCGTGGCCTGGATCCTGGCGACATGCTTCACGCTGCTGGGCTTCAGGATCGTGCTGCCGCGCAACGGGGCGCGTGACGTTACGCGCTTGCGCCAGCGCATCCGCGACGAGGCGCTGGGCACCTTGCGCGGCGAGCCGGCCGATGCGCCGGCCTGGCAATGGCGCCAGCAACACCGCATCGCGCAACTGGGCGCCTTGCTCAGGACGCAGCCGCAGGCGATGGATCGCGCCATCGCGCAGGCGCTGACCAGCCTGCATCTGGGCCGGGAAGTCCTGCGCTTGCGACGCTGGCTGCGCCAGGCGCCCCAGGACGTCGCGTGGCCGCGCGTGGTGGCGCGTCCGTTGCGCTTTATGGGCCAGCGGGCCGGCGACCCCGCACGGGCCGCACGCCATGCCCGCCGCGCGGCGGCCTCGTTGGCGCGCTTGCCGGCGCGGTGTAGCGCCGCGACGGATGACGTGCGGCGCGTGACGGTCGTGCTGCTCGACATCGCCGCGCTGCTGGAACGCCATGCGAACGACGTCCCGCACCCCTTTGGAGGCCACGCCCATGCTCAGTGAGTTCTCGTTGGCCGGCATCTACCTGCCGCCGTTCTTTGTCTACGCCTGCGTGACCCTGCCGATCTATCTGGGCCTTCGCTTCATGCTGGTGCGCAGCGGCGTGCTGCGCTGGGTATGGCATCCGGGCCTGTTCGAGTTCGCCATTTCTCTTTGCCTTGTTTCCCTGTTGGTGCTTTATGTCTGAACGTTCAATTTCCGCCAAGCGCCTGCTGCGGGCAGGACTTACCCTCGCGGTGGTCGTCGCCGCCGGGTTTCTGGTCAGCGCGTTGTGGCGCGCCTATGTCATCGCACCCTGGACCCGCGATGGACGTGTCAGCGCGCAGATCGTGCGCATCGCGCCCGAGGTGTCAGGCACCGTCGCCGAGGTCTCGGTCGCGGACGATCAATACGTCAAACAGGGCGACGTGCTCTATCGCATCGACGACGCCAGCTTTGCGCTGGCATTGGACCAGGCCGAGGCGCAGTTGGCGGCGGCCGAGGTCTCCTTGCGTCAGAAGACCGAGGAGGCGCGGCGGCGCCGCGGCATGGAAAGCCTGGTGCCCGCCGAGGACATCCAGCGGGCGACTCAGGCCGAGGCCATCGCGCGGGCCGAGCTGCGCGGCGCCCGGGTCGCCGTGGACAGGGCGAAGCTGGATCTGGCGCGTACGGAACTTCGCGCGCCGACCGATGGCTACGTCACGCGCCTGCGGTTGAACAAGGGCGACTACGCCGTGGCGGGCCAGCCCAACCTCGCCCTGATCGATGCCCACAGTTTTTGGATCACCGGGTATTTCGAGGAAACCAAGCTGCGCGGCATCCAGCCCGGCGCCGCGGCGCGGATCCGCCTGATGGGATTCGACCAGGACCTGCCGGGGCGAGTGGCCAGCATCGGGCGGGGCATCACCGACAGCAACCAGCAGGCCGACGCGCAGGGCCTGCCAAGCGTGGAACCCAGCTTCAGTTGGGTCCGGCTGGCGCAGCGCATTCCCGTGCGCGTGGAGTTCGAGCATGTACCGCATGATGTCGTGCTGGCCGCCGGCATGACGGGCAGCATCGAGGTCACGCCCTCGGCGGGCACGCCGGCGCCCCAGGGCCGGCTGATCTCGCTGCTGCACCGCTGGATGTGAGGACAAGGCCATGCACGCACCCATCCCCCGCACGCGGCCACGCCTCCGCCGGGCACTGCTGGCCTCGCTGCTGGCCGTCCTGACCGGCTGCACCACCGTGGGCCCGGACTACCACGCGCCGACGCTGGACGTGCCCACGCACTGGATCGAGGCCGACGCCGCCCTATCCGATGGCGACCACGATGGCCTGCGCACCTGGTGGCGCGCCTTCCAGGATCCCTTGCTCGACCGCCTGGTCGATCAGACCCTGGCGCACAACCTGGACCTGGCCATCGCGTTGGCGCGACTGCGCCAGGCACGCGCCGAGCGCGTGCAGATCGCCTCGGCCGCCATGCCCGAGGTCTCGGCCGGCGCAGCCGGCGAGGCCGTACGTGGCAGCAAGGCACTCAGCTCCCAGCCCGGCGGACAGGCGCGAACCTGGCATCTTGGGTTCGATGCCAGTTGGGAGCTGGACCTGTTCGGCGGCACGCGCCGCGCGGTCGAGGCTGCCGACGCCGGCATCCAGGCGCTGGCCGACGACCATCGCGCGCTGCAAGTGAGTCTGGTGGCCGGACTGGTATCCGATTACGCCGGACTGCGCGCCGCGCAACTGCGCCTGGCCATCACGCAGGACAACATTCGCTCGCTGACCGAAGCCGAGCGCCTGGCGGAACAGGCGCACCGCAGCGGCCTGGGCACGCTGGCCGATGTCACCCAAGCCCGCGCCGAGCGCCAAATGGCCCAGGCGCAACCGCCCTTGCTGGAAGCGGACATCGCCCGGTTCAGCCATGCCATCGGCGTGCTGGCGGGCGGGTTTCCGGGCGACTGGCACACCGCCCTCGCAACGCCCGCACCGGCTTTGCCCATGCCGGTCGACTTGCCGCTGTCACTGCCTTCGGACGTCATTCGCCAACGCCCCGACCTGCGCGCGGACGAACGACGCCTGGCCGCCGCCACGGCGCAGATCGGCGTCGCCCAGGCCGAACGCTTCCCGACGTTCCGCATCCCCTTGGGGCTCGGCACCACCGCCAGCATCATCCACGACCTGTTCTCGGATGCCAGCCTGGCGTGGTCGGCAGCCATGCAGGGCAGCCAGTCCCTCTACGACGGCGGCCGCGCGCAGGCGGGCGTGACCGCGGCACAGGCCAACGCCAACGCCGTGCGGCGCGTCTACGAACGGGACGTGCGATCGGCGCTGCGCGACGTGGAAGACGCCTTGACGGCGTGGACCAGCGAACGCCAACGGCAAGCCGCGCTACAGAACGCCGTGGCCGACAGCCAACAGGCCTTGCAACAGGCCACCCAACTCTACGCGCGAGGGCTGAGCGCCTACCTGCCGGTGCTGGTGGCGCAGCGCAGCCTGAACCAGGCACGCGATGCGCTGGCCCTCAGCCAACTGGCGCAGCTGGAAGGAGGCATTGCCTTGTACAAGGCGGTAGGGGCGGGATGGTTGGACACGGGATTGGCATCAGAATCCGACCCATCGGCCGCCGGAGAAACAGCGGCGACGCAATGACGCTTTGAGGCAGCGCATCAGGACGCGACTGCATCCCTGGAGAGTTGGCCTGACTTCCCTCATTTGGTACAAGCAAAGTTGGTCAGAATCCGAGACTCGATAGCTGCCATGTCCGAACCCTATCCGGCCTTACTCAAACTCCAGACCTCCCGCGAGGATCTTGCCAGATGGCGCGCCACCGACGGGCAGTGGTATCTCTCCGAAGGCGTATTCCTGGCGTCCGATAAGCTCGACCATTTTTGATACCAGGCCGGCATCCTGCAGGCACAACAGAACGCACACGACAAAGCCACCAGGCGGACCAAAGGGATAACGTTGCCAATGAGACGACTCGCACTGCTCAGCATGCTGTCCGCCTGCGCGGTGTGCCAGGCGCAAGCAGACAGGACCTGGCACTTCACCGGCGCCGAGCTTGCCGCGGCCCTTGAAGGCCGGATGCCATCGGAACTTCGCGATGCATCGCTTCGCCAGCAATTCTCTTCCTCCTACGCGCAGGCTTACATCGCAGGCATTGCCGACCAGACACAAGGCACGGTCTGGTGCACCTCGACCGGCGTCCTTCCCCACGAATTGAAGGACAGGGTGTACAGCTACTTGTCCACGCTGCCAGCCAACCGTCTCGAGGAAAATGCCGGCCCGCTGGTCAGCGAGGCCCTTCATCAGTCTTTCGCTTGCCGATAGGATCATCTTGACCAACCCAAAACAGACCTGGCGCCACCGCGTGTTGCAACGGTCGTTGTGCGCCCTGCTGTTGGCAGGCATCGTCATGCACGCGTCCGCCGCCGCAGCCACGACGCGCCAGGACATCGAAGCCACGCTCGCGGCTGCCATGACCCAGGTCGCAGACCAGTACGTCGATCCCCTGGATTCACGCACATTGGTGGTCCACGGCCTGCGCGCGCTCAAGACATTGCCCGGCGCCGACGCGCCATCGCACAAGGCCGCAATTGATAAGGCCGTCCTGGCCGGGCATCTGACCGAAGGCATGACACCGCAGATCCGCATCCTGGCCGGCGAGATCCTGCGTTTTGCCGACGGCACGCCGCGCGAGACGGCGTTGGACGCTGTCTTGCGCGGCATGATGGCGAGCCTGGACGCGCACAGCCGCGTCGTAACGCCCGCCGAACTGGCGCCGCCGCCCGCGTCGGTGGGCCTGGAGCTGTCGATCCGGGACGGCGCCCTGACCGTCGTGCGGCCCCTGCCCGGCAGCCCTGGCGAACGCGCCGGCATCCAGGCCGGCGACATCGTGAACCAGGTGGATGGCCGTGCCACCGCGGGCCTGCCTTTGCCTGACGCCGTCGCATTGCTGCGCGGCACGGCCGGCACCCGCCCCACGCTCACGCTGCGGCGGCCGGGCACGGCCGGCACGATCACCGTGCAGCCGGTGCGCGGGCCGCTGCCGGCCCCGCCCACGGTGCATTGGGACCTGGACGGCGCGGTCGCGGTGATCCGGATCTCTGCTTTCGACAGCCGGACCGGAGTGCAGTTAAAAGACGCGCTCGACGCCGCGTCCGTGCGCGCCGACGCGCCGCTGGCGGGCCTGGTGTTGGACTTGCGCGGCAACGTTGGCGGGCTGCTCGACGTGGCCGAACAAGTCGCCGGCATTGTGTTGCCCGAAGGGTCCGAGGTCGGCAGCCTGCGCGGCCGCACGCCGGCCAATGTGCGCACGCTGCGCGCCCGCGGCCCCGCCGTGCCACCGCGCATGCCGATGGCCGTGCTCGTCGATCACCGCACAGGCGCCGGCGCGGAGATCGTGGCCGCCGCCCTGCAGGACCACGGCCGCGCCTTGCTGATCGGCGCGACAACCATGGGCGCGGGCACGGTACAGACCGTGCTGCCGCTGCCCGGCAACCAGGGCGCGCTGCTGATTACCACCGCCCGCGTCCACCGCGCCAATGGCACCCGGCTGGACGGGGTAGGGGTTGCGCCGCACTTGCAGCTCGATGAGGCCGGGCGGCAGATCACGGTGCGCACCGACCTGGCGGCCGATTTCAACAGCACGTTGGCGCAACGGGTGCGCACGGCGGTGGCAACGTCGCCCGCCCGTGCCGACACGGCCATGCTGGCGGCGCTGACCGCCCTGGCGGCCGCTAACGGCGATTAGGGCTGGCGCCGCCTGACACTTGGCTCACGCAGCCTTCGCGCAAGGCGCAGCAGCCTGCATTCATGGATGCCGGATGGAACACGAAGCATTGGGCTGGGCTGGTCCCCCGGCTGCGCTACAGTCGGTCGTCCAAAGTGTGAGTGGTATCTAGCCGAGGCGTA includes:
- a CDS encoding FUSC family protein, with product MRSILAACLALAVAYLLDLHAPYAAASSVLLVINPVQGGVIGKGVWRVLGTLVGMLAACVLMSAFGQMPWLFLLGFGAWLGVCVVGMTLLRHFRAYGAALAGYTVGLAAYGAMQHPERTFDQVMGRGASVLLGVVSLALVSALFSSRSVHSRLASLLDRLATATAGVLATHHQAIQGSAEPGAKPLDAGRRSLIAEVYGVDDLLALGKAESADLAHRAGTVRHTMVSLFSALVGGTPPLRGHSAGLAALRALQPDWEQAWREVGQTLEQEPGPPGRARASGLLTDLRARLVDALTATSLDDASEQAALMIAGDRLIEQLDDYLHALEGIERFHQPRPTAARVSVPFHRDTMAALQNGVRALLTVVMGGAFWIATGWTEGNMMLAGLAAACALLSTAPNPTMGAVEFIKGTAAAVAMAFLCTFIVLPHISGLPLLLVTLSLFWLPGVYATTMPRYALAGVAYLVAFTSLAAADNPMRYDFALFLNGAVAWILATCFTLLGFRIVLPRNGARDVTRLRQRIRDEALGTLRGEPADAPAWQWRQQHRIAQLGALLRTQPQAMDRAIAQALTSLHLGREVLRLRRWLRQAPQDVAWPRVVARPLRFMGQRAGDPARAARHARRAAASLARLPARCSAATDDVRRVTVVLLDIAALLERHANDVPHPFGGHAHAQ
- a CDS encoding efflux transporter outer membrane subunit; translation: MHAPIPRTRPRLRRALLASLLAVLTGCTTVGPDYHAPTLDVPTHWIEADAALSDGDHDGLRTWWRAFQDPLLDRLVDQTLAHNLDLAIALARLRQARAERVQIASAAMPEVSAGAAGEAVRGSKALSSQPGGQARTWHLGFDASWELDLFGGTRRAVEAADAGIQALADDHRALQVSLVAGLVSDYAGLRAAQLRLAITQDNIRSLTEAERLAEQAHRSGLGTLADVTQARAERQMAQAQPPLLEADIARFSHAIGVLAGGFPGDWHTALATPAPALPMPVDLPLSLPSDVIRQRPDLRADERRLAAATAQIGVAQAERFPTFRIPLGLGTTASIIHDLFSDASLAWSAAMQGSQSLYDGGRAQAGVTAAQANANAVRRVYERDVRSALRDVEDALTAWTSERQRQAALQNAVADSQQALQQATQLYARGLSAYLPVLVAQRSLNQARDALALSQLAQLEGGIALYKAVGAGWLDTGLASESDPSAAGETAATQ
- a CDS encoding HlyD family secretion protein, which translates into the protein MSERSISAKRLLRAGLTLAVVVAAGFLVSALWRAYVIAPWTRDGRVSAQIVRIAPEVSGTVAEVSVADDQYVKQGDVLYRIDDASFALALDQAEAQLAAAEVSLRQKTEEARRRRGMESLVPAEDIQRATQAEAIARAELRGARVAVDRAKLDLARTELRAPTDGYVTRLRLNKGDYAVAGQPNLALIDAHSFWITGYFEETKLRGIQPGAAARIRLMGFDQDLPGRVASIGRGITDSNQQADAQGLPSVEPSFSWVRLAQRIPVRVEFEHVPHDVVLAAGMTGSIEVTPSAGTPAPQGRLISLLHRWM
- a CDS encoding DUF1656 domain-containing protein: MLSEFSLAGIYLPPFFVYACVTLPIYLGLRFMLVRSGVLRWVWHPGLFEFAISLCLVSLLVLYV
- a CDS encoding S41 family peptidase, which gives rise to MTNPKQTWRHRVLQRSLCALLLAGIVMHASAAAATTRQDIEATLAAAMTQVADQYVDPLDSRTLVVHGLRALKTLPGADAPSHKAAIDKAVLAGHLTEGMTPQIRILAGEILRFADGTPRETALDAVLRGMMASLDAHSRVVTPAELAPPPASVGLELSIRDGALTVVRPLPGSPGERAGIQAGDIVNQVDGRATAGLPLPDAVALLRGTAGTRPTLTLRRPGTAGTITVQPVRGPLPAPPTVHWDLDGAVAVIRISAFDSRTGVQLKDALDAASVRADAPLAGLVLDLRGNVGGLLDVAEQVAGIVLPEGSEVGSLRGRTPANVRTLRARGPAVPPRMPMAVLVDHRTGAGAEIVAAALQDHGRALLIGATTMGAGTVQTVLPLPGNQGALLITTARVHRANGTRLDGVGVAPHLQLDEAGRQITVRTDLAADFNSTLAQRVRTAVATSPARADTAMLAALTALAAANGD
- a CDS encoding Rap1a/Tai family immunity protein is translated as MRRLALLSMLSACAVCQAQADRTWHFTGAELAAALEGRMPSELRDASLRQQFSSSYAQAYIAGIADQTQGTVWCTSTGVLPHELKDRVYSYLSTLPANRLEENAGPLVSEALHQSFACR